From the genome of Rhizophagus irregularis chromosome 29, complete sequence, one region includes:
- a CDS encoding asparagine synthetase: MCGIFAVFNYPDDIHAFRRRALLLSKQLRHRGPDWSGCKISGNNILCHERLAIVGVDSGAQPLTNEDESIILAVNGEIYNHRALRKQLRSGVTFKTQSDCEVILHLYSEIGKDVVNHLDGMYSFVLLDTTRNRFIAARDPIGITTLYQGWSSSSPNTVYFASELKALNEVCDKIISFPPGHIYDSLTGETTRYYKPPWWDGEIIPKNPINYTVLRESLEKAVRKRLMSDVPYGVLLSGGLDSSLIASIATREAAKLAATQNGYQEDSDERHIGNSGVNGLHSFSIGLPGSPDLVAARSVAEFLNTIHHEYTFTIQEGLDAVHDIIHHLETYDVTTIRASTPMYLLSRKIKAMGVKMVLSGEGSDEILGGYLYFHAAPSAADFHKETVTRVKKLHTSDCLRANKSTMAWGLEARVPFLDGTFLNVAMAIDPEEKVFREGRMEKYILRKAFDVSTTGGVRYLPDSILWRQKEQFSDGVGYGWIDSLKDASEQHVTDEQFANAAERWPKDTPTTKEAYWYREQFESWFPQEACIDSVERWIPRRDWGCPEDPSGRAQRVHNSAYDNVANV, from the exons ATGTGCGGTATTTTTGCAGTTTTCAATTATCCGGATGATATTCATGCTTTTCGTCGACGAGCTTTACTACTTTCCAAaca attgaGACATCGAGGTCCCGATTGGAGTGGTTGTAAAATCTCGGGAAATAACATTTTATGTCATGAACGTTTAGCCATTGTTGGTGTTG ATTCTGGAGCTCAACCTCTTACCAATGAGGATGAATCAATTATCCTCGCCGTCAATGGCgaaatttataatcacaggGCTTTGAGAAAGCAACTCAGATCTGGTGTTACTTTCAAAACCCAATCGGATTGTGAAGTTATTCTTCATTTG tattctgAGATAGGGAAAGATGTTGTAAATCACCTTGATGGTATGTACTCGTTCGTTCTCTTGGATACGACTAGAAATCGTTTCATCGCCGCACGTGATCCAATTGGTATTACTACTCTTTACCAGGGTTGGTCGTCGTCATCACCGAATACTGTCTATTTTGCATCAGAATTGAAAGCGCTTAATGAGGTCTGTGATAAAATTATCTCGTTTCCACCTGGTCATATTTATGATAGTTTGACAGGTGAAACAACAAGATATTATAAGCCTCCGTGGTGGGATGGagaaataataccaaaaaatcccATCAATTATACTGTTTTAAGAGAATCATTGGAAAAAGCTGTCCGTAAGAGATTAATGAGTGATGTACCCTATGGTGTTTTGTTAAGTGGTGGTTTGGATTCCAGCTTAATTGCTTCTATTGCAACAAGAGAAGCTGCAAAATTAGCTGCTACCCAAAATGGATATCAAGAAGATTCAGATGAACGTCATATCGGAAATTCTG GAGTCAATGGACTTCACTCTTTCTCCATTGGGCTTCCTGGGTCGCCTGATTTAGTTGCTGCGCGCTCAGTTGCGGAATTTTTAAACACCATACATCATGAATATACCTTTACAATTCAAGAAGGTCTTGATGCAGTTCATGATATTATTCATCATTTGGAAACATACGATGTAACAACAATTAGGGCAAGTACTCCGATGTACTTACTCTCAAGAAAGATTAAAGCCATGGGTGTCAAGATGGTTTTGAGTGGTGAAGGAAGCgatgaaattcttggag gTTATTTATATTTCCATGCTGCACCATCTGCTGCAGATTTTCATAAGGAAACGGTCACGCGTGTAAAGAAACTTCATACTTCTGATTGTTTGCGAGCAAACAAATCTACAATGGCGTGGGGTCTTGAAGCTCGTGTACCATTCTTAGATGGAACATTCCTTAATGTGGCTATGGCTATTGATCCCGAAGAAAAAGTATTTAGAGAAGGAAGAATGGAGAAG TATATTCTCAGGAAGGCTTTTGATGTATCAACAACTGGGGGCGTACGTTATCTTCCTGATTCAATTCTTTGGCGTCAAAAAGAACAATTCTCTGATGGAGTAGGATATGGTTGGATTGATTCTCTTAAAGATGCTTCTGAGCAGCATGTGACTGATGAACAATTTGCTAATGCTGCTGAACGTTGGCCTAAAGATACACCAACTACTAAAGAAGCTTATTGGTATAGAGAACAGTTTGAAAGTTGGTTTCCTCAGGAAGCATGTATTGATAGTGTTGAACGATGGATTCCAAGAAGAGATTGGg GTTGTCCGGAGGATCCTTCAGGACGTGCTCAAAGAGTACATAACTCTGCTTATGATAATGTTGCTAATGTATAA